Part of the Labrus bergylta chromosome 19, fLabBer1.1, whole genome shotgun sequence genome, agttttgtaaaaaaaaaaaaataataataaactttaaaaaagcagTCAAAAGTCATTATTCTtacaatacatgttttttttataatgaggagaaatgaagagaaagagggggagggagagagtcaTCAgtattcctctttttcctcccaccaccctcctctcttctcttgaCCTGTCTTTTCACCTCTTGAACTCTCCTACTGTTAACACTTCAATGTGCCTTAATTGcctctctcttctgcttttGCTCGCTTTCTGCCCATCTCTTCTTTCTATTGGCACAATGGCCTTGATTGGGGTGACGGTAAACTATTCATTTTTGTCACActctctttttgtgtcttcttgattacaaaaacctgcattctttctaatgtccagcaggggCAGACTCCGCTGGTACCAATTTGCTCccatttacagtaaaatatacaataaagcAGGAAATCCAATGGATTGTTGCAATTTGTGATTGAGAAGTAGCAATCAAGGCATTCAGTCAACCAGGAATAGAATTTGTATCCATCCTGTCATCCATGTGCTCACTCCAGGATCCAAAAATCCAAGAGTGTGAATGACTAAAATGGAAACACTCAAGGCTTGAAATGAAACATGGGTGAACAAACAAGTTAGAGACATCAAAGCAgctttctcctcttttcattCAGTCCATGTTCTATGCAGTTTCATGTCATGTGGCATTCAGTCCTTCCACACACTTAGCCAACATTCCCTTTTCGGAAAGCCATCCAACcctctccatcctccatcctttCCTCCAGCCATCCAGTCTGAAAGTGCCCCCCTGCTGTGCCTGTTAAGTCCCATAAAACTGTTACAATGTCTCCAGACAGACAGCCAAATAGGCAGCCAAAAACAGGCCCTGGGTTATGACTGGAGCATGTAGATCCACTCCCAAAACATTTCCCCTGCGGGACTGGGTATTAATGTGCTCCAACTGCAACAGGAATATAAGGAAAGATATCCATGGAGCCCTTTGAATCCTTCATGAGTCTTTAGTTGGATCCATTTCCCATCTGACTCACTTTTTGCCTTCCTGTTTAAAAACTATTTCTACGCTATCCATATGTAAATTatctcaatttaaaaaagatcACTGTAATTCATTGTACTTATTCAACTTCATGCATAATGCATTATgcagtgctaaaaaaaaaaatcacaataacTTGCTTGCTATCTAGCTGGTGGCATTTGCTTTTATTGCgctcaaataaaactagattgGTTCTAGTCCTTGTCCAGAGAAGCCTCCAGCTCTTCTCTTTGATCCGACATCTCATCCTCGTTCTCACCACACACTGAacaatttgtttaaaataaaaagcctcACTACAACAGAtgaactgtgtgtctgtgagattTGGAGAAAGATCTCATAATTGGAagagatgtaaaaagaaaaaaacaatggtcGGTGCAGTACGGCAGAAACTCTAGTGCCTTCAAGACTTGAGGCCTTTTATTTTGGGCTACATTCGAGGCCTTTTTTCTCTACATGTTGACTTCAAACAGAATCTTTCACTTGCTctccaacaaacaaacaggcagAAAAAGGCCTTGACAGCAGAAAacggagagagacagatgaaaGACGTGAGAAGGAGAGAATGGAGTGAAGAGGAAGACAGACGGGGAGACGAAGCGGTGAGCGGCTCATTAGAGAATCTCTTGTAACCGAGAGTTCTGAAATGACAGCAGATTTGCGCAAAAAGCATAATCCGTCTGCACTGTGCCACTGCTCCGCTACCTCCTGTGCCTCTAAGTGAGGGAGTACGCTTTCCAAGAAGCAGCATTCATTCCCTTCAGAGAAAGAGCTACAGGCCGGTGCAGGTTTGGGAAAATTGTAAGTAAATATAGATAGAACCAGCATGAAGGCTCTACAACtgtgaaaaagttaaaaaaaatcatatttttcatcTCAGGTAGCAACAGCCTTTCCTACGAGAAACGAGTCAGCACTATTGCAATATTGGTGAAAATTGAAAACTTGGTCAATTTACATTCTGTGTTGACATATGCTGGATTTCATTTTCTCAGCTTTATTCAAACATAAAGTAAGCTTTGTAAAGTCATCTAATGTTTCAAGTTAGTTAAAAGTGGACGAAAGCAAAGTAACTAACATTAGTCATGTGGATGGTAAATCAAGCAGAAGTAATGCTGCTCTGAGTACGTTAGGTTGACTACACATTGAGGACTGTACGATGGACAAACTTCACCATGAGGTGAACCGAATACGGCCAGTTGATGCTGAATCTCTGAGCCCAATTTTTTGATAAGATCAATATAACAAACTCCGTCATATTAGTTTGTGTGGTGAGGGGGGAATGCCCTGAGAggaatgttttataattacTCTCTGGGGGACGAACTTTCTTATTATGAAATGGTTCTAAAACGATCACAAACGGACCCTTAAATGTTTCTGCAGTGAAATTTATCAGCTGCTAACAGATTTTTCTGCATTAAGCCGACAATAGGCCAATTTACTTGAACATTTTAACGGCACCAGTTTATTATCTTCTAGCTGCCAAACAATCACTATTCTTTTGTGGTCCTAATGTAAGTGcaacatttttactttgaagcACAATAATAACTGCAAGCTCAGCGGATGGTGCTACAAGTACTTGTTTGTGTAGTGGTTTACAGATACAATATGGTCATAGTTCGAATTACGAGGAAACTAAGGGGAGATTGGCTTCCCTGAAGAGGACACAAGCTCCCTTGAAAGCTTCCCGTTAAAACGTTTAAggggatttttaaaaacatttccacagaCAAAAATGAAACGTCAGGAAAGTGAAGGGGCAGTGAAAGAgcgacaggagagagagagggagcgacgAGCTGCAGACAGCTGTTTGATTTCCtactttggtaaaaaaaagcAAGTTACAGTAGTTAAACAACGCTCAGCTTTTTTGTTCGAGTGATGTGTTCTTGAAGTGTTCGAGAAGCAGAAAGATGTTACCCGTGTTCTGCTGCTTTGTGATTCGGTTTTCTGATTAGGCTATTAAACGTATTGCGTGAAtctgatgttgttgttattgtgccTGTATGAAATATTACTGACAGCATTACCGCCTGCAGTAGTAATGATTTCCACAGTGGCCCTGTTATTGACCACGCTGCCGTACTGTGAGAAGTCATCGTGCACACCGTAAAACAAGGCTCCTGCGAAAGCCACTGTGTAATTGAAACCCTGAGAGGTACCACAACACTGTGTCATACTAATAATTCTCATAAATACATCTGTATAAAGAATAGTTTTCAGCAAAAATGATGTCAGATGTCAATAGCAGTGGCTCTAATAGTTAGCTTACTAAAAAGATTTACTAATAACCATAGTATTTCTAAATTTGGTCtttaataagaaataaaaaataaattattttaatacCTGGGGGCTATAGTGAGTCAGAATATTTGGAATTTTTTAAgcttcatttttctcttcaacCTCTATAGGAAACCCacgtttttgttgtgtttgataaaaaGTACTTACTAGtagtagctttttttttcttgcagtaaacggattaataaaaagtataatcAAATAAAACTGTCCCTGCTTGCCTCCTGTCTACTCTGCTACAGATGTTTATGGGCTGACTTGGAAGCTATATGTCCTACTCTTTGTTTGTGCTGGCCATGCAAGGGACATTTGTTAGTTTTTGACTGTAAATGTATCCATTTTTATAGCTGCTTGTTggtgaaaaaagtaaaaataaatagggACATATTTCATTAATGTTGTGCCATATTGTATTCCTGTCACTGCATTTCTAAATCAGAGGTGACAGACTGAATCCTGGGGAGTGGGATTCCCTCCCACTGGGTTGGGGCAGCACTCAGAGTCTATCCAAGGATGATGGGATATGCTGAGGATGGGGAAAGGGAAGGAAAACAAGGACAGACTGaggggaaagaggagggggaggagaaggaggagaagaagaagaggggggcaacagagacagacagagcagacTGGGAGCATGTCAAGTTGCCTTGAGGGAGGAGCGATTTCCCTTAAGCAACAAAGTAATCACCTCAAACCGTGTTTTAATGAGGCTGCATAGGGAggataaaaacaaattatgaCATTGATGTATTGGGCTGTCACACCGCTGCTTGCAGAGCCTAGTTTGCCCTAAAAAGAACAGTGTATGAACAAAGGAGAACTGTTTGGATGGGGGCATCAATTTACTGAACCCTGAAGTATGCACTTAAATACTTATATCAATCTGAGAATGATTGATGACTTCTACGTATCAGCTTGTTGTTTGCATGGCCTATATGATAACCTAAGTGGCACTCCACACAATTGATGCTCCCAGATAGATTTCCAAGCTAAACTGTAAGTACATATCCATGTGACTAATTGATGCCCCATGCATTAGTGGGTACAGCCTTGAAGCTTGAAAttacacatttctgttttacatttttctcaacATACTAGAAGAACAGCACGTGGCGGGCTGCTGCTACCGCCCGTTAACGCCAGGAGTTTAGTGAACGGGAAATGAAACATGACAGGTCGCTTACGCACCAAATCTTATCgttgtgacacacacacacacacacacacacacacacacacacacacacacacacacacacacacacacacacacacacacacacacacacacacacacacacacacacacacacacacacacacacacacacacacacacacacacacacacactctctctctctctctctctctctctctctctctctctctcactcttccaTCTGCGCGAGGCACATTCACTCCGTCACGCCGAGAGTTCACGTCAACCTCACACTAAGCACAGAGGCTTATTTATGTCGTTGCGTCACGATAACAAACGGCACACGACATCACACAAATCAAATAACTGTCTTGTTGTCTTGTAAAAGTGAAGCaggtatttttatttatttatttatttttattttctttaagttttattgtgaaaaggCTTCCTTGGACTTCTCCATGACCTTAATTTTAGTGGAGCACTTCCGCCTGTAGTATGTTGTTGACTGATTAAAGTTTATTAAAAACTCTAAATCTTAAAATTACACGCTGAaaccacattttttaaactgcttgGAGACAAAACGCTATAGGAAATATTAAAATGGgtttgttcattaaaaacactaaTAAAACTGTATATCAACAAGCCTCTCCTAAGTTGGCGTTATCTTCTCGAAATGTGAAGAAACGGCAAAAAGTTAAACTCACCAATCAAGTCGTTCCCAGTTTAGTCGCTCCGGCGCTGAAATCTTCCTCACCTTTCAATCTGCCGGCGGTGCGTCCGTCCTCTATTTAATGTCTTCTCTGTGCCCGTCACGGCTCAGATAAACTGTGATCCAATGAGAGGAACACATACGTCCTCCATTAATAAAACTACAACTGAGTGCTGCTGGAGCTCGTGATAAACACTCCGTCCAGCTCTGTCACCCTGCGCGtgtgaggaagagaagagggagCTTTGCactcatcctctctcctccctgttgTCTGGTACGCGTACATTGGATATTCTGAGAAACTATTTAaaccttctccttttttttttttaaacttaaaactaATATCACCCTAAAGTTTTAAATCATAGAAAAAGATCAGAGAAATGAGTACACAGTTCAACAATCAGATAAACCTACTTAGtgtttgcagatgtttttgCCTCACTATTGACAAGTTTTTGGTTAAGATGGTCACGCGTGGCTATTggaggtgtttgtgtttttcaacgGTCTACTTTGAAAAATTCATATTTCATAAGAAGCTATCCAGACGTATCCATAATTCAGAAACGTCTGACTGGGTGGGGCTGACTGGTGGGTGGTCGCGGGCAGTACAAGGGCACCCCGGGGAGCCCAGTCACACCACCAgactgtgacaaaaacaaaacgctCCATGACCAAAAGATGATGGGCTTGTTGCCAGGGAAGACAGGGAATCCAACCCTGACCGAAAAGCAGCAGCCAGACTGACGCGCTTCTGGTGTCTGGGGAGCAGCAGATGTGGGAACATCAGTCTGAAAGCATGCTCTGAAATCACCTGCTCTCCTATAGTATCAAATACAAAGAATTTTCAGATGAATTCAAGATTAAAATCATAACTGGCAGTCAAAATggtgcaaataaaaacagcaaattaTCACAGGCTTAaatggaaacacattttaacttttattttttcaaacaaatccctgaaaaacatgaacactAACAATGAACAGAACCTAACGGTGCAGTCAGCAGGCTGTCTGAGCAAAGCATCTATCAAGACAATCAGATTTCTGCACCCTGGAGACCCCCAGAATAACTCCCAAACAAAACTACACACAAGTAGGTAATAGAAAGTCCAAACTGTGATATACACCACATGTGCCCCTTTCAAATGACAATGTCCTTTAAGTGAATTGCGTCAACAAATGACAAATAAGAGTGCAATTTCTGTAAATAATATATAgataaaataatcttttttcaGTAATTGAATGTCAGTAAAATTATTAGTGCAAAATCACCAATAACTAGTATATAATACCCCTTTGAGAAAGAGCTTAAAATGAACCATGTACAGTGAACGTTTGAACCAAACTAAGAGCACTTTACTTTAAATCATgtccttcattttcaaaatataaaGTGATTGCATACTGGGGAAGAAAATCGATGCCGTGATTGTCATTTTGTGTGAATCCCACCAGGTGGTTTAGTCACACTGCACACAGATGATCAGTGTGCCACAACATGCGCCGGGAAATTCTACTTGAAAAGCCTGGTGTTTGACCAAGACAAGAAAAACAGTGATACCGATGAGGCTCGCTCATTAGTCAAATCGACACccaattaaacaaaaataaggCCGaaatgtgaatgtgagtgtttgAAATTAATGTAATGAACAAGTGCTCTGCTGCTTTAGTGGACAAGTTAATGAAATGTCTTCATCAGAGGGGCATTCAATCGGAATTCTTCACCAATGCTTAAACCACCAGATTGCTGTCAAGACATTGTTACAATAGATATTATATAGCCCTCGCAGAGGCTAAAATAGCccaaccaaaaaaacacacatttaaaataatgtccaaaataaattaaacataaaaaattaaataggcACAAAAGGTGAGCATAAAAGTcttttacagctttttttttttttttgggacaaagaaaaagaaaacaaaaaggttgtgAGCCCATATATTAACAGGTACGGTGAAGGTGCTCTGctcttcctgtgtgtctgtttctgtgattCATGCGAATTAAAAGCGGTCTGAACACATGACAGCAGTACCGACCAGTTGTGGTCAAAGTGACTGTAATCAAGCTAGTACAGTTTTGAGTGGAGAGCGTCGGCAGTCTGGTGTTAAAATGGGTCTCATAAAAAGTtgaggggaggagagaagagggattTCTGAAAACGATGAGGAGTTGGGTCGCTTCCTGCCGTCCGTCACATCAAGATGTCATCCTGTCTGCATCCACTCACTGTAGCCCGTGCCTGAGGGAGCAAGGGACAGAAAACCACATCACAAGAAAAATTGATGGTTCCCTTCTTCAATTACAAACCCAATCAGGAtaagtcatttttaatttactgaAGTTAAGAAGGGACACAGAGGACAGAAAATTAATGGATTTATTCAGGGCATGACTTCAAACAATCATAGCTGAAGGAGATGCAAAGTGACTGTGAAACAGCAAAACGGGGACAAGCAACAAGGTGTAACAGAAGGACAATATGCAGGTCCCATCCAATTAAAAGCTCCCACAGAAAGTATTTGCACTGATTTACATCCTCCtgcttgagaaaaaaaaaaagttggctgACCCAAAAACACTTGACCCTTGACTGCACATTGTAACTTAAGTATCCTATGTATGACAGGTCTTTACTTAAAGCAGTGTGTTACCTTGCAGGGGCTGCAGGAGGTTTGGACTACAACACAGTCAGCATAGTCTGGACTCCACAGTCCACAAAGTTCTGGAAACAGAGTAGAGaattacaaagaaaaatgcttcaaaaatatcaattatttaaaatagaCGCTGTAAAGTAGAGGATAATATAAAATAGCTGTTGATGCTTCAGTTCTTGTCAACACTGGACACCAGCACCATCTAGTGGCCTGCATGAACATTGCAATGCGTGGACAACTTGTAGCCAGAAACACTTGGGGcgggcgggggaggggggggcactatttttttctttttcatatacatttttacaagtTAACATGACTTttataaatgtcaaatatttgtttgtctAACGAGTCTCCACCAGATTTTTCATTTACCTTCTCAAAGGGCAACCAACCTATGATGTTTGAAACTAAATTACACTGACAACTTAACCTATTCCACTACAGGCGGAGTCACCTGATTGACAGGCTGTGTCCTCCGGTCCGCTGTCCAGTGAGCTGGAGTGTActgcgtatgtgtgtgcgtatgtgtgtatgtatgtgtgtgtgtgtgtgtgtgtgtgggggtggggggggagagagtggtCAGCGGTCAAACAGAGGGCAACAGACAAACCCAGATATGCCTCTATAGGAAATTGATGGTGAGAGGGTAGGTGGAGTAGGGTGGTGGGCAAGGCCAGAATGAACCCTGCATTTGCATCAGGAAGTTTCTTGGAGACCCTGCATGGGATGCTGTTTAATGATTGGTGCGTttaagtgtgcgtgtgtgtctgtgtgtacctggTAAGCATAGGCGTTCTGTGCGTAGTTCATTGGCATCTGTGGGATCATGACCCCTCCCAAGTTTGAGTACGAATACGGCTGCAAAGAAGTGCCAGAAGAACCACTTTCACCCACAACACAATGACTTATGTTTTCATCAGCTGGTAATGTCTGAATTATTCACAAACATGTGAAGATTAGCAATATCATTAATATATATCATGGCAAAGTTGAGTTTTTATCATCTAAATTTATTTTAATCCATCTTTCACTTCTATTCTTGTCTGTGTTAGTGAGCAAACTTCCCCTCTGATAAATTAGGTTCATTTTAATGTACACAGTGCTCCTAAAAGAATAGAGCATTTTGTGACAGCGTTACAAATTCCCTTTCAATAGTGTTTACTTGccattatgttttatttctatGAGGTAAGATAACTGACAGCTTGTGTATgtgcaattattttttttacctgattgTAGGGGCTACCTCCATTGAGGATGGGTGAAGGTTGTGCCATGCCCCCTCCCATGGGTGAACAGCAAGCACAGTAGTAGTACTGCATGGGGTTCATCCAAGGAGCTGGGCCAACCAGACGGGACGGCATGGAACCTAGATTTAGAAATTGTTATACGGTAGCAAAGACACAATCGTATCTAGTGGCAGGATCTTTTTCAAAATTGCTAACTTAACAACCCCAGAAGTTCCCTTTAAGTGTAACTGAATACTTACGTGCGCTCCTTTCTTTCATGATAGCTGGGCCCAGTTTTAGTTTCCGGCCCTTAAAACTGATCTGTTGCtgtggcaacaacaaaaaaatgaaagagtaTGTACAAAGGAAATATGAGTGTTAATTTGAGATAAAGTTAATAGAACAGCAGTTGAGAAAACAGATGTACACTCACCTCAATGATTGACTGAATGTTGACATCTTCATTGAAGTAAACAAACCCGTACctagaaatacacacaaaaaaaactcaaattacaaaaacacagcGATGCAATAACAATATCCAATTCAAAATAAGGAAAGGAATTGGAGCGCAAATTAATTTATGGAGTAAACAATTAAATATCATGCAAGTTGTTGCAGGATTATTAATTCCCCaactttaaacagaaacaatttCACATAAGTTTTGTGACAAATACAGATAATTTACTTAAGGGAAAAATTGTGAGACACATTATTGCATTGTTTCTTTATGTATGTTTTGctaaggaaaaaaaatattagcCGTGCAGTTATACACTAGTCCATAAgggtttgtttttaattcccTTCGAGTCCCTAAACCAAATATATTATGTAGTTATCTgtaaaaagatttgtttttaatgtttaagtGGCAACCCAAAAGGGGACCAAGTATATTAAAATCAAGCGATCACTCCTGAGGACCTCCCAACTACTCTTATTAAACTCACCCCTTGCAGATTCCTCCACGGTATGTGATAATCTTAACTTCCTTGACAGCACCATATCTGGCAAAGAAGTCCTGCATTTCGTTTTCATCCACCTGaaggttgacatttttttttttccagaagaaAATTCAATTTTCATTGCTTTACTTGCAAACTGTTGAATAAAAGCATTTGATGCAATGtggaaaatgtgtattttactTAAATAATGATCTTGAGATAAACACTTGATCACAATATTAAGATACTTAAGAGCCTGGACCCAAGATCTGGGGACGGCAAGTTAGTTACAATCTGTATCCTTGACTGGCTGTTGacattacagttaaaaaaaaaaaaacactatctAAAGCAGCAGTTCTACATATATTTGAAATTTTCAGGGCAAACACTTTTCATCCTTTGCGAGACAATTTAGGTCCAAAAAGTAACTTTTTTGTGAAAGACAGACACACCTTGTTTGTATATCAAACGCCATATAAAATGTCAATTGGTTGGTCCTCGATCATAAAACATTACAATTTATGAACACAATGTTTCATAAATTGTCAAACTTCCAAACAATGCCAAACTCTGAGCCGTATACATCTAAACCTACCTTCATGTCAATCCCACCAACAAACAGGGCGTTGGGGGTCAGTTTACCCTCAGGTAAGATGAAGCCATTTGACAACTTCAGGGAAGGTGAAGTCTGGGTGCTGCTCCTGGGCTTGCGGATATCCTTGAAACAAAACAACGTTTGAATGAGTAAGTTGAACCTTGCAGAaatcttatcttttttttctttcaatcaaGCAGCTTTTATATTTCCACACACACCTTAGCCTAAACTGCATGTCCATATTATGCATGCATTCATTGGCTATCACACACTTTCCACGTAACCCCTGCTGCAGAAGTAAAACATTCAGCTgggatatataaaaaaaacctagTGTCTTCACAGTTTTTCCTATTCACTGATATGTTAACAAATTCAAAGCTGCCCTCGGCCATGGCTTAAACTTGACAccaaataaaacttttttaaagtgacaaTAAAACGACATTCGGAAGCCATTTACTCGTTCATACTTCAAGCGTACAACATGGAAACTTTGATTTGAGAATTTTCCATGCATGATGAAGCCGCGAAAAAGGTAAGGAAATAGCATCGGACCAAAcccgcttttttttttaagttagctTTTGCTAATATAAAACACAACGTAACAGTGCTAAATCATGCTAATAGGCCTTTTACCTAGCTACTTGATGGATGCTAGTGCGCCTTATTTGGTTTCATTTCAAAGGAAGCATGTTAGCTAGCATAtcgctaaataaaaaaaacgaaattGTAACCGAAACTTACCATATCTAAAATAGTTAAAACTAATAAATTAACCAGCAACAATCAAAGACAAGCCGCAGTGGCGCTTCTTCTGCTCCGCGACAGCTACCTCTCATTAGCCTGACCACGCCCACTCCACATGACTTACCTGATAGCCAATCAGGTGCGAGCTGTGTAAGTTCAATTTTAATCAACTTTTGCAAGTCAAATGTATGCAGGAGCCTGCACCTTAACTTAGAATAAAGTTGATGGTAAATCGTGATATAAAAACATACTGATAAAAAGTCAATGTAAATGTGTAGAAGTTGACTAATTTGCCAAAGATTAGATTACAATTTCATAAAATAGTTCAAACCACCCTATAGGCCTATAGTCTTTTGCACATGCAGACTTCCTTTCCTCGTAATAAGTAGTCTACAAGgggaaagaacattttttttgtgattaacaatttttattgtttttccttttcttttttttgaaaacatgacaacaaaatAGGCATACAATGCCCACCAAACATacacttaaaacaaacagacaagaaaaaaaaaaaacaatcaaaaaacaaaacaaactgtcatCACCCTGCACCCATCTGTTCTTGGTTGGTAATGTACAATAACGGTCCTTGATCTTTAGTGGACATAGCCTTAATAACTGCAGCTTTAACATCAGTACCAGTGACAATAAAGCCAACCACATTACTTATAAAACAGGTTTAGTCAGCattagtaaaaaataaaaagataaaataatatatGTCTTTAtattatatcttttttttaaaaataaagtacaatGAAAACGGAGAGAATAAACAAATAGATGAATAAAActtaaatgaagaaaagaacatttaaagacGTATGTCACATACAAATGGGGTTGAAAACAATAGTATACATTTTACTTCTGATggaagtcattttaaatgtgctgcTGAATAGTCATCTAAAAAGTTATATAGGTAAAATATTACACGTACACTGACATTGTAGCTTATTTTTTCTAATCATTTTTAAGGGGGGCTATATCCACCAAGAACAATGTGGGAATAATTTTCGTATgcaaccagcagagggcgagaTTAACCTGCTGACTGCTGATGTTTCCAGGTAAATAATCATCCAACATGGTCCTTCGCCTAGTAGTCAATGTGAAACGTACAggaatcattttcattttaacaaataGTAATAGTCTATTTGGTTGTGCCTATATTGCACACATGATACCCGGTCAGACAATTGATTTGATAAAGTTTACTTGTCAGACCTGTACCGGGAAACAAGTGCACGTGGCTCCGCCCACCGCATAGTTTAGCTTTTCTTGATCGCAACAAGGTGGTTGGTGTTACCATGGAGATGATCCTAGATGAGCGCAACGGTGTTTCAGTTTACAGCAACATGATGGCTTTTCCTGTGGTCGACACTGACAAGGAGAAAGAAACTCTCAGGTAAACTGGGatagaatactttttttttaaaactcagcGGCTAACTTCTGCTACTGACCACTGACGGAACACTTTAACCAAACTTTGAGCTAATGCCAAGAAAATCCTGCCGGCCTAAAGAACGAGCGACTGATTGAAGGTAAATGATATTAGCGTATTAACaatgtttgatcatttttcatactgttttaaagagtaactaaaccctaaaaccacttttttttaactataaaCCTCTGtctttgagtattaagtagtgttatggatcaattcaagtccaaatctcgacatttgagtacaaagtattgaaatgagaaatattgtgttagaaatgtgcatagtgtttgaaaaactctaacaCTGACATTCTTGAAATATGgggtttagttaccctttaaatgtaaatgtgtatcaTTGTTTACTCATAAATTACATAATTGCATTTTTATCTTCCTTTCACCCCCAAGAAAGGTGAACAAGATGGAAAGGCTGAAGCAGGTAACTTTAAAGTTAgctaaaaacaataataattagCATTTTCACTGAATCTCATTTAGTAGCCTATGTATATAAAGAGATCATGAGAGGTGcaattaaaagtaaaac contains:
- the dazl gene encoding deleted in azoospermia-like, producing the protein MDIRKPRSSTQTSPSLKLSNGFILPEGKLTPNALFVGGIDMKVDENEMQDFFARYGAVKEVKIITYRGGICKGYGFVYFNEDVNIQSIIEQQISFKGRKLKLGPAIMKERSARSMPSRLVGPAPWMNPMQYYYCACCSPMGGGMAQPSPILNGGSPYNQPYSYSNLGGVMIPQMPMNYAQNAYAYQNFVDCGVQTMLTVL